One stretch of Eretmochelys imbricata isolate rEreImb1 chromosome 1, rEreImb1.hap1, whole genome shotgun sequence DNA includes these proteins:
- the LOC144259255 gene encoding C-type lectin BpLec-like, whose protein sequence is MKSQLIKLVNDTEIVRVVNIDEDMAVIQNDLDCLVVTSQTCCQSQEVTVVLGSLCPAKLVPLPFVDSGYTPVVGHKVGGILWGSENIGPVTYFSLCLLSCLIFSPSLAGARDVTCPEGWLLFQGNCYGYFFQEKTWIEAEVECRHHGNGAHLVSIHSTGENNVLALYVKRYHRRNSPVWIGLLDLEENQSWRWADKSLVSFSSWDIRQPDNQNLNEACVVLESPGFQKWHDYPCEHRHSFICKRKP, encoded by the exons ATGAAATCACAGCTGATAAAACTTGTGAATGACACGGAGATTGTCCGTGTGGTGAATATTGATGAGGACATGGCAGTCATACAAAATGATCTGGATTGtttg GTTGTGACCAGCCAGACCTGCTGTCAGTCCCAGGAGGTGACCGTGGTGCTAGGCAGCCTTTGCCCTGCTAAGCTGGTCCCTCTGCCTTTTGTCGACAGCGGTTACACGCCAGTGGTTGGACACAAAGTTGGTGGCATCCTTTG GGGAAGCGAGAACATAGGGCCAGTCACCTACTTCAGCctctgcctcctcagctgcctgATCTTTAGCCCCTCGCTGGCAG GGGCACGAGATGTGACCTGTCCCGAGGGCTGGCTGCTCTTCCAAGGCAACTGCTATGGATACTTCTTCCAAGAGAAAACCTGGATAGAGGCTGAG GTTGAGTGCCGGCACCATGGGAACGGGGCCCATCTCGTCTCCATTCACAGTACTGGAGAAAATAATGTGTTGGCTCTTTATGTCAAGCGGTACCACAGAAGGAACAGTCCCGTCTGGATCGGACTGTTGGATCTTGAGGAG AATCAAAGCTGGAGATGGGCCGATAAATCCCTGGTCAGCTTCAGTTCTTGGGATATCAGGCAACCTGATAATCAGAACCTAAACGAGGCCTGTGTAGTGTTAGAAAGTCCAG GTTTTCAGAAATGGCATGATTATCCCTGTGAACACAGACACTCTTTCATTTGTAAGCGCAAACCCTAG